In the Deltaproteobacteria bacterium genome, TGATCGAAATGGGTCATACACGGGTAATCTGCACCGCCACAGTGGAAGACCGGGTGCCCCCCTTTCTCAAGGAGAGCGGCCGGGGGTGGATCACGGCGGAATACGCCATGTTGCCGCGGTCGGCCGGAGAACGGATCCGGCGGGAAGCCTCCGCCGGAAGAATCAAGGGACGAACCCATGAAATTCAACGGCTTATCGGTCGCAGTCTCCGCTCCATCGTCGATATGAACATACTGGGTGAACGTTCCATCCTGATCGACTGCGATGTTGTCCAGGCGGACGGCGGCACGCGGACGGCCTCGATTACCGGCGCCTTCATCGCCCTCACGGATGCCCTGGCATGGATGAAACGGGGAGGTCTGATTTCAAAAATGCCGATCCGGGATTATCTGGCTGCGATCAGTGTCGGGATTGTCGATGGCAATGTTCTTCTTGACCTCTGTTACGACGAAGATTCCCGTGCCGATGTGGATATGAATATTGTCATGACCGGGAAAGGGAACTTTGTGGAAATCCAGGGAACGGCGGAAGGGGACCCTTTCCGCCGCGAGGAAATGGATCAGATGATCTCCTATGCCGGTCATGGGGTAAAACAACTCATTGATCTTCAGAGGGAACTCCTGGGAGAGGGGATCGGCATCTGATTCCAGACGCGGATCCGTCACAAAATGATGGACGTAATCGTTGCCTCACGAAATCCGAACAAGGTCGAAGAAATACGGCAAATTCTGACAGGAAGCAATCTCCGGATTATCAGTATGGATGATATCCCTTCCCTGCCGGATGTCCGGGAAGACGGCCTGACCTTCGAAGAGAATGCCCGGAAGAAGGCCCTGGAAATCGCTAAATTGACGGGACGACTCA is a window encoding:
- the rph gene encoding ribonuclease PH, coding for MIRIDGRATDAIRPMKATRNYIHHAEGSVLIEMGHTRVICTATVEDRVPPFLKESGRGWITAEYAMLPRSAGERIRREASAGRIKGRTHEIQRLIGRSLRSIVDMNILGERSILIDCDVVQADGGTRTASITGAFIALTDALAWMKRGGLISKMPIRDYLAAISVGIVDGNVLLDLCYDEDSRADVDMNIVMTGKGNFVEIQGTAEGDPFRREEMDQMISYAGHGVKQLIDLQRELLGEGIGI